A genomic window from Salvia splendens isolate huo1 chromosome 11, SspV2, whole genome shotgun sequence includes:
- the LOC121754311 gene encoding uncharacterized protein LOC121754311, with protein MNKKAKKQNQFVRIITTPYRALCKARDFYVRNMLDCANSNAIGLQSSGQGGPALPRSFSTSSSASRDDDADYRELVRAASARTIGVNNLDAYIKQERKAKPGPPRALPPRSASVAMGRIDEERPSGFFGEDIKIGNFNKFDNSDRIVDRKSGLKYPRSKSDAVVVRTTLF; from the coding sequence atgaataaaaAAGCGAAAAAACAAAACCAGTTTGTTCGCATAATCACCACTCCATACCGGGCCTTATGCAAGGCCCGAGACTTCTACGTTAGAAACATGCTCGACTGCGCGAATTCAAACGCGATCGGGCTGCAGAGCTCCGGGCAGGGCGGGCCTGCCCTGCCGCGGAGCTTCAGCACCTCGTCGTCCGCCTCCCGCGACGACGACGCGGACTACCGCGAGCTGGTCCGGGCCGCCTCGGCCCGGACCATCGGGGTCAACAATCTCGACGCCTACATCAAGCAGGAGCGGAAGGCGAAGCCCGGGCCGCCCCGGGCCTTGCCGCCGCGAAGCGCCAGCGTGGCAATGGGGAGGATTGATGAGGAGAGGCCAAGTGGATTCTTTGGTGAAGATATTAAAATTggtaattttaataaatttgataATAGTGATAGAATTGTTGATAGGAAAAGTGGATTGAAATATCCAAGAAGCAAAAGCGATGCCGTGGTGGTCAGAACGACGTTGTTTTGA
- the LOC121754986 gene encoding peptidyl-prolyl cis-trans isomerase FKBP62-like isoform X2 translates to MVQFSKVNIKDFVEADDDEEEPGEEVESAPPLKVGEEREIGSKGLRKRLVKSGVGWETPQFGDEVTIHYVGTLCEDGSIFASTRTKNEPVTLKLGHGNIVGGLDHGIITMKRGEIASFMLQPELAYGVSGTTGVPSNSIVQFEVELLSWITVVDICKDGGIIKKILESGEQIGPPGDLDEVCVSYKAMLGDGTIVAETPEEGMEFYVEDGHFCPALTKALKTMKRGERVSLVVQPQYAFGQKGHSSNNELPVIPPDSILSIFVKLLSLKPVIDVTGDLKVKKKVLKEGEGTVTANDGATVTIRYTAMLEDGTVFERKGFGDEQPLQFITDEEQVIAGLDRAVSTMKKHELSLITISPEYGFGNTEVKMEFSLVQPSSTILYEVEMLDFIREKAPWEMSTPERIEAATRKKEEGNQLFKIGKYQRAAKKYEKAVDYVSQDEPYTDGDEKIIKPLTISCWSNGAACCLKLNNFREAIDLCSKILNEESCNVKALYRRAQAYMGIAELLLAELDIKKALEVDPQNREMKLMQMNLKQLQAEKNKQDATLYRAMFSSKSEDACIAEKRLKISNDEEDTSMLDESTAGMIVETDKYSC, encoded by the exons ATGGTGCAATTCTCGAAAGTGAACATTAAGGACTTCGTAGAAGCAGACGATGATGAAGAAGAGCCGGGTGAAGAGGTCGAATCGGCGCCGCCGCTGAAAGTGGGCGAAGAGAGGGAAATCGGCTCGAAAGGGCTCAGGAAAAGGCTCGTGAAGAGTGGAGTAGGTTGGGAGACACCTCAATTCGGCGATGAAGTAACAA TTCACTATGTGGGGACTTTATGTGAGGATGGGAGCATTTTTGCATCAACAAGGACAAAGAATGAGCCTGTCACTTTAAAGCTTGGACATG GGAACATAGTTGGTGGATTGGACCACGGAATTATTACAATGAAGAGAGGGGAAATTGCATCTTTCATGCTACAGCCAGAACTAGCATATGGAGTATCAGGAACAACTGGTGTACCTTCTAATTCCATTGTTCAATTTGAAGTAGAACTTTTATCATGGATTACTGTAGTGGACATCTGCAAGGATGGTGGAATTATCAAGAAAATCCTGGAGTCTGGGGAACAGATTGGGCCTCCTGGTGACTTAGATGAAGTTTGTG TTAGTTACAAGGCTATGCTGGGTGATGGTACCATTGTTGCAGAAACACCCGAAGAGGGCATGGAATTTTATGTTGAAGATG GCCACTTCTGTCCTGCATTGACCAAAGCTCTTAAGACTATGAAGAGGGGAGAAAGGGTCAGTTTGGTTGTTCAGCCACAGT ATGCCTTTGGGCAGAAGGGTCATTCATCAAACAATGAGCTTCCTGTCATCCCGCCTGATTCTATCCTAAGCATCTTTGTCAAGTTGCTTTCATTGAAGCCGGTGATAGATGTTACGGGTGATTTGAAAGTCAAAAAGAAGGTCTTGAAGGAAGGTGAAGGCACAGTCACTGCTAATGACGGTGCTACTGTTACTA TTAGGTATACTGCTATGCTAGAGGATGGCACTGTGTTCGAGAGAAAGGGTTTTGGTGATGAGCAGCCATTGCAGTTCATCACGGATGAAG AACAAGTGATTGCTGGACTTGACCGAGCAGTAAGCACTATGAAGAAACATGAACTTTCATTAATAACAATATCACCCGAGTATGGGTTTGGAAACACTGAAGTAAAGATGGAATTTTCTTTGGTTCAACCATCATCAACCATACTGTATGAAGTTGAAATGCTGGATTTCATCAGG GAGAAAGCACCTTGGGAAATGAGTACTCCGGAGAGGATTGAGGCAGCCACCCGGAAGAAAGAAGAAGGCAATCAGCTCTTTAAAATTGGAAAATACCAACGAGCTGCAAAGAAATATGAAAAA GCGGTTGATTATGTCAGCCAAGACGAACCTTACACAGATGGTGATGAAAAAATAATCAAGCCCTTGACGATATCATGCTGGTCAAATGGTGCAGCTTGTTGTCTAAAACTGAATAATTTCAGGGAAGCGATTGATCTATGCTCAAAG ATCCTGAATGAAGAATCTTGCAATGTGAAAGCCCTGTACAGGAGAGCTCAGGCTTACATGGGCATCGCAGAATTACTTCTAGCCGAACTAGACATCAAGAAGGCCTTAGAAGTAGATCCTCAGAATAG GGAAATGAAGTTGATGCAGATGAATCTTAAGCAACTTCAAGCAGAGAAAAATAAGCAAGATGCCACGCTTTACAGAGCAATGTTTTCATCAAAATCTGAAGATGCTTGCATTGCTGAAAAG AGATTGAAGATATCCAACGACGAAGAGGATACTAGCATGCTTGACGAAAGTACTGCAGGAATGATAGTGGAAACTGATAAGTATAGCTGTTAA
- the LOC121754986 gene encoding peptidyl-prolyl cis-trans isomerase FKBP62-like isoform X1: MKRGEIASFMLQPELAYGVSGTTGVPSNSIVQFEVELLSWITVVDICKDGGIIKKILESGEQIGPPGDLDEVCVSYKAMLGDGTIVAETPEEGMEFYVEDGHFCPALTKALKTMKRGERVSLVVQPQYAFGQKGHSSNNELPVIPPDSILSIFVKLLSLKPVIDVTGDLKVKKKVLKEGEGTVTANDGATVTIRYTAMLEDGTVFERKGFGDEQPLQFITDEEQVIAGLDRAVSTMKKHELSLITISPEYGFGNTEVKMEFSLVQPSSTILYEVEMLDFIREKAPWEMSTPERIEAATRKKEEGNQLFKIGKYQRAAKKYEKAVDYVSQDEPYTDGDEKIIKPLTISCWSNGAACCLKLNNFREAIDLCSKILNEESCNVKALYRRAQAYMGIAELLLAELDIKKALEVDPQNREMKLMQMNLKQLQAEKNKQDATLYRAMFSSKSEDACIAEKRLKISNDEEDTSMLDESTAGMIVETDKYSC, translated from the exons ATGAAGAGAGGGGAAATTGCATCTTTCATGCTACAGCCAGAACTAGCATATGGAGTATCAGGAACAACTGGTGTACCTTCTAATTCCATTGTTCAATTTGAAGTAGAACTTTTATCATGGATTACTGTAGTGGACATCTGCAAGGATGGTGGAATTATCAAGAAAATCCTGGAGTCTGGGGAACAGATTGGGCCTCCTGGTGACTTAGATGAAGTTTGTG TTAGTTACAAGGCTATGCTGGGTGATGGTACCATTGTTGCAGAAACACCCGAAGAGGGCATGGAATTTTATGTTGAAGATG GCCACTTCTGTCCTGCATTGACCAAAGCTCTTAAGACTATGAAGAGGGGAGAAAGGGTCAGTTTGGTTGTTCAGCCACAGT ATGCCTTTGGGCAGAAGGGTCATTCATCAAACAATGAGCTTCCTGTCATCCCGCCTGATTCTATCCTAAGCATCTTTGTCAAGTTGCTTTCATTGAAGCCGGTGATAGATGTTACGGGTGATTTGAAAGTCAAAAAGAAGGTCTTGAAGGAAGGTGAAGGCACAGTCACTGCTAATGACGGTGCTACTGTTACTA TTAGGTATACTGCTATGCTAGAGGATGGCACTGTGTTCGAGAGAAAGGGTTTTGGTGATGAGCAGCCATTGCAGTTCATCACGGATGAAG AACAAGTGATTGCTGGACTTGACCGAGCAGTAAGCACTATGAAGAAACATGAACTTTCATTAATAACAATATCACCCGAGTATGGGTTTGGAAACACTGAAGTAAAGATGGAATTTTCTTTGGTTCAACCATCATCAACCATACTGTATGAAGTTGAAATGCTGGATTTCATCAGG GAGAAAGCACCTTGGGAAATGAGTACTCCGGAGAGGATTGAGGCAGCCACCCGGAAGAAAGAAGAAGGCAATCAGCTCTTTAAAATTGGAAAATACCAACGAGCTGCAAAGAAATATGAAAAA GCGGTTGATTATGTCAGCCAAGACGAACCTTACACAGATGGTGATGAAAAAATAATCAAGCCCTTGACGATATCATGCTGGTCAAATGGTGCAGCTTGTTGTCTAAAACTGAATAATTTCAGGGAAGCGATTGATCTATGCTCAAAG ATCCTGAATGAAGAATCTTGCAATGTGAAAGCCCTGTACAGGAGAGCTCAGGCTTACATGGGCATCGCAGAATTACTTCTAGCCGAACTAGACATCAAGAAGGCCTTAGAAGTAGATCCTCAGAATAG GGAAATGAAGTTGATGCAGATGAATCTTAAGCAACTTCAAGCAGAGAAAAATAAGCAAGATGCCACGCTTTACAGAGCAATGTTTTCATCAAAATCTGAAGATGCTTGCATTGCTGAAAAG AGATTGAAGATATCCAACGACGAAGAGGATACTAGCATGCTTGACGAAAGTACTGCAGGAATGATAGTGGAAACTGATAAGTATAGCTGTTAA
- the LOC121755223 gene encoding calcium-transporting ATPase 3, endoplasmic reticulum-type-like gives MEDAYARSASEVLEFFSVDPTRGLTDFQVAEHGRSYGKNVLPQEKSTPFWRLVLKQFDDLLVKILIVAAIVSFLLALANGETGLSAFLEPSVILMILAANAAVGVITETNAEKALEELRAYQADVATVLRNGCFSILPAPDLVPGDIVEVSVGCKIPADMRMIEMLSDQLRVDQAILTGESCSVEKELDATNVNNAVYQDKTNILFSGTVVVSGRARAVVVGVGSNTAMGSIRDSMLNTEDEATPLKKKLDEFGTFLAKVIAGICILVWIVNIGHFRDPAHGGFLRGAIHYFKIAVALAVAAIPEGLPAVVTTCLALGTKRMARLNAIVRSLPSVETLGCTTVICSDKTGTLTTNMMSVSKVSVLHSANVVPVVAEYTVSGTTYAPEGTISDSRTDVQLGLPANFHCLLHTAMCSSLCNESVIQYNPDKRSYEKIGESTEVALRVLAEKIGLPGFDSMPSALNMLSKHERASYCNRYWEDQFKKISVLEFTRDRKMMSVLCNRKLIQIMFSKGAPESILPRCTNIMCNDDGSTVHLTSEIRAEIESKFHSFAGNETLRCLALALKRMPLGQQALSFEDENDLTFIGLVGMLDPPRAEVRDAILSCMTAGIRVIVVTGDNKTTAESLCRRIGAFDHLDDFSGVSYTASEFEKLPAMQKTMALQKMTIFTRVEPSHKRMLVESLQHQNEVVAMTGDGVNDAPALKKADIGISMGSGTAVAKSASDMVLSDDNFATIVAAVAEGRAIYNNTKQFIRYMISSNIGEVVCIFVAALLGIPDTLVPVQLLWVNLVTDGLPATAIGFNKPDSDVMKAKPRKVNEAVVSGWLFFRYLVIGVYVGLATVAGFVWWFIYSDNGPKLSYTELVNFDTCSTRETSYSCTVFSDKHPSTVSMTVLVVVEMFNALNNLSENQSLLVIPPWSNLWLLGSIVLTMLLHALILYVAPLSALFSVAPLSWSECTVVLYLSFPVIIIDEILKFFSRSSRGTPFNLRLRRKNMLPKQEVHAK, from the exons CCTTCTTAGAGCCTTCA GTAATTCTCATGATATTGGCTGCAAATGCAGCTGTAGGAGTAATCACGGAAACAAATGCTGAGAAGGCCCTTGAG GAACTACGTGCATACCAAGCTGATGTCGCAACTGTCCTACGAAATG GTTGTTTCTCTATCTTACCGGCACCGGACCTTGTACCAGGAGATATTGTAGAAGTCAGCG TTGGATGCAAGATTCCAGCAGATATGAGGATGATAGAAATGTTAAGTGATCAATTACGTGTTGATCAAGCAATTCTTACAG GTGAGAGCTGTTCTGTGGAAAAAGAACTGGATGCTACCAACGTGAATAATGCTGTATACCAAGACAAGACAAACATTCTATTCTCG GGAACAGTTGTAGTTTCTGGAAGGGCAAGAGCAGTTGTTGTTGGCGTTGGCTCTAATACTGCTATGGGAAGTATACGTGATTCCATGTTGAACACTGAAGAT GAAGCAACACCACTGAAGAAGAAGTTGGATGAATTTGGCACTTTTTTGGCTAAG GTTATTGCAGGCATATGCATCTTGGTTTGGATTGTTAACATTGGTCATTTTCGTGATCCTGCCCATGGAGGCTTCTTACGAGGCGCTATACATTACTTTAAG ATTGCAGTTGCTCTTGCGGTTGCAGCCATCCCTGAAGGGCTACCTGCTGTTGTAACAAC GTGTCTAGCTCTTGGAACGAAACGTATGGCTCGGTTAAATGCTATAGTAAGGTCATTGCCATCAGTGGAGACCTTAGGCTGTACAACAGTGATTTGCAGTGACAAGACTGGTACTCTGACTACTAATATGATGTCTGTCTCAAAG GTGTCTGTGCTTCATTCTGCAAATGTTGTACCTGTTGTAGCTGAATACACTGTAAGTGGCACCACATATGCTCCAGAAGGTACTATCTCTGACAGCAGGACAGATGTGCAG CTTGGGCTTCCAGCAAATTTTCACTGTCTTCTACACACAGCAATGTGCTCTTCCCTTTGCAATGAATCTGTTATTCAATACAACCCAGATAAGAGAAGttatgagaagattggtgagtCGACTGAAGTAGCCCTTCGGGTACTGGCTGAAAAG ATTGGCCTTCCTGGTTTCGACTCTATGCCCTCAGCTCTCAACATGCTCTCCAAGCATGAGCGTGCATCATACTGTAATCGGTATTGGGAGGACCAATTCAAAAAG ATTTCAGTGTTGGAGTTCACTCGTGATCGAAAAATGATGAGTGTGCTTTGTAACCGGAAGCTGATACAGATTATGTTCTCAAAAGGTGCTCCAGAGAGTATTCTTCCTAGATGCACAAATATTATGTGCAACGATGATGGTTCGACTGTTCATCTAACATCGGAAATCAGGGCAGAGATAGAGTCAAAATTCCACAG TTTTGCAGGAAATGAAACTTTAAGATGCTTGGCTCTAGCCTTGAAAAGGATGCCTCTGGGGCAGCAAGCTCTGTCCTTTGAGGATGAAAACGATCTAACATTTATTGGGTTG GTTGGCATGCTTGATCCACCAAGGGCGGAAGTACGAGATGCTATTCTTTCTTGCATGACTGCTGGCATACGCGTCATAGTTGTTACAGGAGATAACAAG ACTACTGCTGAATCATTGTGCCGAAGAATTGGTGCTTTTGATCACTTGGATGACTTTTCGGGGGTTTCCTACACTGCTTCCGAGTTTGAGAAACTTCCAGCCATGCAGAAGACAATGGCATTGCAGAAAATGACAATTTTCACCCG GGTTGAACCATCTCACAAGAGGATGCTCGTTGAATCATTGCAACATCAAAATGAAGTG GTTGCAATGACTGGAGATGGAGTCAACGATGCACCTGCATTAAAGAAAGCAGACATTGGTATTTCCATGGGATCAGGCACTGCAGTAGCCAAG AGTGCTTCAGATATGGTTTTGTCAGATGACAATTTTGCTACAATTGTTGCA GCTGTTGCTGAAGGAAGGGCAATTTACAACAACACGAAACAGTTCATCAGATACATGATATCATCCAATATTGGTGAAGTCGTTTGCATTTTTGTAGCTGCACTACTTGGCATCCCTGACACACTTGTGCCT GTCCAGTTGCTCTGGGTGAATTTGGTAACAGATGGCTTGCCTGCAACTGCTATTGGCTTTAATAAACCAGATTCTGATGTTATGAAGGCAAAACCTCGGAAG GTCAATGAAGCTGTTGTCTCCGGGTGGCTATTCTTTCGTTATTTAGTTATTGGAG TTTATGTCGGGCTTGCTACCGTTGCTGGATTTGTGTGGTGGTTCATTTACTCTGATAATGGGCCTAAATTGAGCTATACAGAACTG GTGAATTTCGACACTTGTTCCACAAGGGAAACAAGCTATTCTTGCACTGTGTTTAGTGATAAGCATCCGTCAACGGTTTCAATGACTGTACTTGTTGTCGTTGAGATGTTTAATGCACTGAACAACCTCAGTGAAAACCAATCACTCTT AGTCATCCCCCCTTGGAGTAATTTATGGCTTCTCGGATCAATTGTATTGACAATGCTACTTCATGCACTGATCCTCTATGTGGCACCTTTATCAGCTCTCTTCTCA GTGGCGCCTTTGAGTTGGTCTGAGTGCACTGTTGTTTTATATCTTTCTTTTCCG GTAATAATAATTGATGAGATATTGAAGTTCTTCTCGAGAAGCTCAAGAG GCACCCCGTTCAACTTAAGATTGAGGAGAAAGAATATGCTACCAAAGCAGGAAGTGCATGCCAAGTGA